The proteins below come from a single Faecalibaculum rodentium genomic window:
- a CDS encoding HD domain-containing protein → MRCIGRQDRRVMPGSNLNEPRVLRDPVHGYIHITSPVIWRLLDTPEFQRLRRIRQLGGVFQVYHTAEHSRFSHSLGVYEIVRRMTEEVPDIGGSLSRQEKLVVLCAALLHDVGHGPYSHSFERLSHCSHEQMTMRLILENTDIHTVLAEADPSLPAQVAAVIQGTCPNPLLCDLISSQLDADRMDYLLRDAYETGTSYGTFDLERILRCLRVKNGRLCIKESGMHSVEDYIMARYHMYWQVYLHPVARAYEVMLQLFFDRYSEVRSQLKIDLLENVFRLSELTCFLELDDYRLVTGLQQASVSDDRILADLADRLLNRRLFDWIEEPDPSQEFQIRQRLEQAGLPTLFYLREDVSGSKVYLPYHEDRAQIRVLCADGEVRNLSHQSAIVSALDTMKPSVSRRLYFPKEAGLCLQNEAAGGKND, encoded by the coding sequence ATGCGCTGCATCGGCAGACAGGACCGCAGGGTGATGCCGGGTAGTAACCTGAATGAGCCCCGGGTTCTGCGGGATCCAGTGCATGGATATATCCATATCACCAGTCCCGTGATCTGGAGACTGCTGGATACCCCGGAATTTCAGAGACTGCGGCGGATCCGGCAGCTGGGCGGTGTGTTCCAGGTGTATCACACAGCGGAGCATTCCCGGTTTTCCCATTCTCTGGGGGTGTATGAGATTGTCCGCAGGATGACGGAGGAAGTGCCTGATATCGGTGGATCTCTGTCCCGGCAGGAGAAACTGGTTGTCCTGTGTGCGGCACTGCTGCATGATGTCGGTCACGGGCCGTACTCCCATTCCTTTGAACGTCTGTCTCACTGTTCTCATGAGCAGATGACCATGCGTCTGATTCTCGAGAATACAGACATACACACGGTGCTGGCGGAAGCGGACCCGTCTCTCCCTGCACAGGTTGCGGCGGTCATTCAGGGGACCTGCCCCAATCCGCTGTTATGTGACCTGATTTCCAGTCAGCTGGATGCGGACCGGATGGATTATCTGCTGCGGGATGCCTATGAGACGGGTACCAGTTACGGGACATTTGATCTGGAGCGCATTCTTCGCTGTCTGCGGGTCAAAAACGGACGCCTGTGCATCAAGGAAAGCGGCATGCATTCGGTGGAGGACTATATCATGGCCAGATATCATATGTACTGGCAGGTGTATCTTCACCCGGTCGCCAGAGCCTATGAAGTGATGCTGCAGCTGTTTTTTGACCGCTACAGTGAGGTTCGAAGCCAGCTGAAAATCGACCTTCTGGAAAATGTCTTCCGTCTTTCGGAACTGACCTGTTTTCTGGAACTGGATGATTACCGGCTGGTGACCGGGCTGCAGCAGGCGTCAGTGTCCGATGACCGGATCCTGGCAGATCTGGCTGACCGGCTGCTGAACAGACGGCTGTTTGACTGGATCGAAGAACCGGATCCTTCTCAGGAATTTCAGATCCGTCAGCGGCTGGAACAGGCCGGGCTGCCGACTTTGTTTTATCTCCGGGAGGATGTATCCGGGAGCAAGGTCTATCTTCCCTACCATGAAGACCGGGCACAGATCCGGGTACTGTGTGCAGATGGCGAAGTCCGGAACCTGTCACATCAAAGTGCCATTGTCAGTGCACTGGATACCATGAAACCCTCTGTCTCCAGACGTCTGTATTTTCCAAAGGAAGCAGGCCTCTGTCTGCAGAATGAAGCTGCAGGAGGGAAAAATGATTGA
- a CDS encoding (deoxy)nucleoside triphosphate pyrophosphohydrolase: protein MKTVDVVCGALIRNGKVMIARRVSDVSGGWYEFPGGKVEPGETGPEALKREWQEELGMEITDIQWLADGEDRQPDGLIRLRCYTCTSTQDPELRVHDDMVWTTPDHIYDWHFFESDRHLVEALKRRMEGDALHRQTGPQGDAG, encoded by the coding sequence GTGAAAACAGTTGATGTGGTCTGCGGCGCGCTGATCCGGAACGGAAAGGTGATGATTGCCCGCCGGGTTTCAGATGTGTCCGGGGGCTGGTATGAATTTCCGGGAGGGAAAGTGGAGCCGGGAGAAACCGGTCCGGAGGCACTGAAACGGGAATGGCAGGAGGAACTGGGGATGGAAATCACGGATATCCAGTGGCTTGCCGACGGAGAGGACCGGCAGCCGGATGGACTGATCCGTCTTCGGTGCTATACCTGCACGAGTACACAGGACCCGGAACTGCGTGTACATGATGACATGGTCTGGACGACACCCGATCATATTTATGACTGGCATTTCTTTGAGTCCGACCGTCATCTGGTTGAGGCGCTGAAGCGCAGGATGGAAGGCGATGCGCTGCATCGGCAGACAGGACCGCAGGGTGATGCCGGGTAG
- a CDS encoding RNA-binding S4 domain-containing protein, with translation MRLDKYLKTARILKRREAAKELALQGRITVNGRRAKPGTEVETGDMLVLEFGNRRLTVRILDVKKQVSKAAAALLFEVVEETRIENRRTPGDEGDSGENS, from the coding sequence ATGAGACTGGACAAATATCTGAAAACGGCCCGGATCCTGAAACGCCGGGAAGCGGCAAAGGAGCTGGCTCTGCAGGGGCGCATCACGGTGAATGGCCGCCGCGCAAAGCCGGGCACAGAGGTGGAGACCGGAGATATGCTGGTGCTGGAATTCGGAAACAGGCGTCTGACTGTACGGATCCTGGATGTGAAGAAACAGGTATCCAAAGCTGCAGCGGCTCTGCTGTTTGAAGTGGTGGAAGAAACCAGGATCGAAAATCGGAGGACGCCGGGGGATGAAGGAGACTCTGGTGAAAACAGTTGA